In a single window of the Pandoraea pulmonicola genome:
- a CDS encoding cation diffusion facilitator family transporter, whose product MPYTNYDNLAASSEALDKHAVARHSTWVSIWVNVVLTTAQIVIGVFARSQALIADGIHSLSDIVSDFVVLAAARGSARAPDADHPYGHNRYENAASLFLGVILLAVGAGMLWRGVERLLHPEDIPEVHTVALLVAVFVLISKEGLFRYMLRAAQRVRSAMLVANAWHARSDALSSLVVACGILGNLAGYRILDPLAAALVGLMIGRTGWKFGWNALQDLIDRGVDDSTTVNIRTQLTDTPGVRAIDMLRTRRMGDQIVVDVHILVDGRLSVSEGHYIAEQARAAVMREPEILDVLVHVDPESDTKGTALQQWPARAVVVGAAEVLCRANALALHDVKLHYLDNGLEADVLVEGLGEAASAGMHGGIEPASQTVADALAARFGLRHVRVLRITGETSVVSGEARVAVDTEKTATAGTSAD is encoded by the coding sequence ATGCCTTACACGAACTACGACAACCTGGCGGCATCCAGCGAGGCGCTCGACAAGCATGCCGTCGCCCGCCATTCGACCTGGGTCAGCATCTGGGTCAATGTCGTGCTCACCACCGCACAGATCGTCATCGGCGTCTTCGCCCGTTCGCAGGCGTTGATCGCCGACGGCATCCACTCGCTCTCGGACATCGTCTCCGACTTCGTGGTGCTGGCCGCCGCGCGCGGCAGCGCACGCGCTCCCGACGCCGATCACCCCTACGGCCACAACCGCTACGAGAACGCGGCGTCGCTGTTCCTTGGCGTGATTCTGCTGGCCGTCGGTGCAGGCATGCTGTGGCGCGGCGTGGAGCGGCTGCTGCACCCGGAGGACATTCCGGAAGTGCACACCGTCGCCCTGCTCGTTGCCGTGTTCGTGCTGATCTCGAAGGAAGGCCTTTTCCGCTATATGCTGCGCGCCGCCCAGCGCGTGCGCTCGGCCATGCTCGTGGCCAACGCCTGGCATGCGCGCTCTGACGCCCTCTCCTCGCTCGTCGTCGCCTGCGGCATTCTCGGCAACCTCGCCGGCTATCGCATTCTCGACCCGCTCGCCGCGGCGCTCGTGGGACTGATGATCGGCCGCACCGGCTGGAAATTCGGCTGGAATGCGCTGCAGGATCTGATCGATCGTGGCGTGGACGACAGTACGACCGTCAACATCCGCACGCAACTCACGGACACACCGGGGGTGCGCGCCATCGACATGTTGCGGACTCGCCGCATGGGCGACCAGATCGTCGTGGACGTGCATATCCTCGTCGACGGACGCCTGTCCGTCTCCGAAGGCCACTACATCGCCGAGCAGGCCCGCGCCGCCGTGATGCGCGAGCCGGAAATCCTCGACGTGCTCGTTCACGTCGACCCGGAAAGCGACACCAAGGGCACCGCCTTGCAGCAGTGGCCCGCACGCGCGGTCGTCGTGGGCGCCGCCGAAGTACTCTGCCGCGCCAACGCGCTGGCGCTGCACGACGTGAAGCTGCACTACCTCGATAACGGGCTGGAAGCGGACGTGCTCGTCGAGGGGCTGGGCGAAGCCGCAAGCGCCGGGATGCACGGCGGCATCGAGCCTGCATCGCAGACGGTCGCCGACGCGCTGGCCGCCCGCTTCGGCCTGCGGCACGTGCGGGTGCTGCGTATCACGGGTGAGACATCCGTCGTCTCGGGTGAAGCTCGCGTTGCGGTGGACACCGAAAAAACCGCGACCGCCGGGACCTCCGCCGACTGA
- the rfbC gene encoding dTDP-4-dehydrorhamnose 3,5-epimerase, with protein MQLIATAIADVKVVEPRVFGDSRGYFFESFNQRQFDDALGERLTFVQDNQSRSARGVLRGLHYQVKQPQGKLIRVLQGEIFDVALDLRKGAPTFGKWVSEVLRAEDHRQLWIPAGFAHGFVVTSESAEVLYKTTDYWAPQYERCIRWDDPTLAIPWPLDGITPIVSDKDKLGMLFADYRHED; from the coding sequence ATGCAACTGATTGCCACCGCCATTGCCGACGTCAAAGTGGTCGAACCCAGGGTGTTCGGCGACTCGCGCGGCTATTTCTTCGAGAGCTTCAACCAGCGCCAGTTCGACGATGCGCTCGGCGAGCGCCTCACGTTCGTGCAGGACAACCAGTCTCGCTCGGCGCGCGGCGTGCTGCGTGGCCTGCACTATCAGGTCAAGCAACCTCAGGGGAAGCTCATCCGGGTATTGCAAGGCGAGATATTCGATGTCGCGCTTGACCTGCGCAAAGGAGCGCCAACGTTTGGAAAATGGGTGTCGGAGGTGCTGCGGGCCGAGGATCATCGACAATTGTGGATCCCCGCCGGCTTCGCGCACGGTTTCGTGGTGACCTCGGAGAGTGCGGAAGTGCTCTACAAGACCACCGACTACTGGGCGCCGCAGTACGAGCGCTGCATTCGCTGGGATGACCCGACGCTGGCAATTCCCTGGCCGCTCGACGGTATCACCCCGATCGTCTCGGATAAGGACAAGCTCGGCATGCTGTTCGCGGATTACCGCCACGAAGACTGA